The genomic region gcgaccttcactggttaccggtggccgcccgcatccgcttcaaaacattggtacttgcgtaccgtgctgcgaacagatcgggtccggtctacatccaggacatggtctaacctcacacccaggacatggtctaacctcacacccaggacatggtctaacctcacacccaggacatggtctaacctcacacccaggacatggtctaacatcccacccaggacatggtctaacctcacacccaggacatggtctaacctcacacccaggacatggtctaacctcacacccaggacatggtctaacctcacacccaggacatggtctaacatcccacccaggacatggtctaacctcacacccaggacatggtctaacctcacacccaggacatggtctaacatcccacccaggacatggtctaacctcacacccaggacatggtctaacctcacacccaggacatggtctaacctcacacccaggacatggtctaacctcacatccaggacatggtctaacctcacatccaggacatggtctaacatcccacccaggacatggtctaacctcacacccaggacatggtctaacctcacacccaggacatggtctaacatcccacccaggacatggtctaacctcacacccaggacatggtctaacctcacacccaggacatggtctaacctcacacccaggacatggtctaacctcacacccaggacatggtctaacctcacacccaggacatggtctaacctcacaccccacctcgttcacttcgctcggcttctgccaatcggcttgtagctccgtcacttcgagctaaacactcaacaaagtcacgactgtttgctgtgctggctcctcattggtggaacgagctccccgttgacatcaggacagcagaaagtctctacaccttctgtcgcaaactaaaaacacatcttttttgactataccttgaatagggaaggtagagccgtagtagcactctagtagcacttaaatgtctcttactgatagcactttgtagtttaacactttagtagcacttaaatggctcttactgatagcactttgtagtttaacactttagtagcacttaaatgtctcttactgatagcactttgtagtttaacactttggtagcacttaaatgtctcttactgatagcactttgtagtttaacactttagtagcacttaaatgtctcttactgatagcactttgtagtttaacactttagtagcacttaaatggctcttactgatagcactttgtagtttaacactttagtagcacttaaatgtctcttactgatagcactttgtagtttaacactttggtagcacttaaatggctcttactgatagcactttgtagtttaacgttattgaagaaattgtacttgcttgattcttgttgttctgagtttttgactcatggtttaatgcacttattgtaagtcgctttggataaaagcgtcagctaaatgacatgtaatgtaatgtgatgtccGTAATCGCTCTCATAACCTTCAGGCGAGGGAGAGAGTGCAGCACCTCTGCATCTCCGCATTGAAATGAAGGAGACGCGAAGAGGCTTCTGCTGGGAATGTTAATGTGCATCGATCTGCGTGAGCGACGCGTGTCCCTCGGTCCCTAAATGTGTGTGAAGGCGACGAACGACTCTCCTCCACACCGCCTGCCTGTTTCACTTCTGTAATGAGGTGCATGCACCCCTGCTTCCTCTGCATTGACCGGACAGCGTGTATCGCTTCTACATCCTTTAAGTTGACTATAGGTCCTTCTATTCCAAATATGACCCTTGTATATTATACTTACAGGCCACTCAGGGCTGATTTCCTGATTGTATTGGGTACGCCttcttatttctttcatttatagAGCAGATAGGATGTGCTGAAGAGGACACATCCTATTgaaattatcttttaaattcACCAACGTCATATGTGCAATTGTAATGGCTCGCTGTTGACGACCATACATATTATTAGAGAACTGGACTTCACCTCTCTAATGGTTCTATTGGTGACCCCAAAAAGAGAGTTCCCATGGGAGCCAAGAATGggagtgaggtgtgtgtgtgtgtgtgtgtgtgtgcatgttcaaacacacatgcatgtgggGGTCTGGGAGAGGAAGTGTATCCATCTGACAAATGAGCATGAAGACAATTGTATTGACTTCATGCTCATTGTAGTCTCACCCATTATTTTTGAGGTGTACatgaatcaaataaaacaacccaaattaaatgataaatgttccacatttatcgtgtgtgtgtgtgtgtgtatgcttcgTATGGACAAAGTGACGCAACCTTGTGAAAGAAATCTCGGcgtagttatggattcagacctcaACCTGAACAGCCAATCACAAGAGCAGCCTCCTGTCACCTGAAGAATAGATCATGGATTAGAGGATTTATGTCTCAACGGAATTTGGAGAAACGTGcccatgcatttatcttcaggAGACTCTAAcggtgtgttcacaggtctctgtaaaaagtcaatcagagctgcagctcgagtcctcactcagaccaggaaagtggatcacatcactccagtactggcttcctgtccaacaaagaattcggggactggtctacttcctggtccaagagtcagaactaaacaccctcagagaccctcggctcctttaaatccagcttgaagacttttctgtttgctgtcgcctttaattgaacaacaTTCAAGGACATCACTCACTTtatctgcatctcactactgcattttatttctttaactgcaatgcaacttgtattctatttaaaatgttttaatgaatgttctcaatggtttttaaatcttgttttctgtgttttgatgctttttgtggtttcatgtgaagcactttgttgCCAGATTTAATGAACAGCTCCttcagagagaaaacaacaggGGGTTAACTgcaagtgtgcgtgtgcgcgtgtcagggagagagagagagagagagagagagagagagagagagagagagagagagacatacataCATTCGGTGTGGAGGCACGTTGCTCTCTGCAGCACGCCTCTCCGGCTCCGCTCTCCGCGCCGCCTCTCCGTCACCAGCAGCCGGACCGAGTGAGCCGGTGGTCCGAGGGCCGTCGCCGAGGCTCCACCGGCACCGACACGAACGATCGCGGTACCGAAAACctctccacgcacacacacacacgcacacacgcacacacacgcacacacgcacacacacacacacacacgttcctccgtctggctgctgctgctgtgcgcGCCTCTGCTGCAGCGTCCGAGTCCAGGTGAGCGGAGACGTCGTcgcgggggaggggaggggagggggggggggggggggaggggagtgtgtgcacacacaacaAGTCCGCTCTCCGGCGCCGGGGACGCGGTCGCTCCTTCCCGTGTAAAATGGGATGTTTCTAAATGGGCCGCGTGGGGAGTGAAGCCTCGccagaagaagcagcaggatGGCTGAACCGGGATCGTCTGCATCGGCGGCGCTGGTGCCGCTGCTCCTGCTGGGCTTCCTCTCGGTGTCCTCGGTGAACGCCGGTGAGTTTCCACCTGCAGGTAGACGggaatcggggggggggggggtcgatgctgtgtttgtttgtttgtttacctttaTTGATGTGATGCATGCAGTACATTATAGTGCAGCGGGTACACGGTCACACTGATGTAAGTTTCCCTCCCCAGTTTGGATCCTTTGTTGTCGGTTTAGGAAAAGCGACATGCACTTGCTAATATTCACttaatttttattaaaaagtgaCATGTTGAAACTATTAAATGAACTATACACGTGTTAGAGGTCAAACACttatttaattgattgattgtcaGCTGATGAGAGAAACGCCACACATGTGCTTGCCCTGGTTCTACAAATGGGAGCTTTTCTTTGTCATGTAAAGTGAAAAGTGAATATGTTTAGCTTTTTGGACAAATCAAGACTAATCCAGACAATAATCAATAGGTTACTGTAATCGCTGCTCCACCAGTGTCCTTAAGGGGTTATGAAACAGTGTTCGCTGAGACTAGGATGAGGTAGTTCCTATCGAAAGCCCAACAGACATCATACAATAATCATGTGATGGAGCACCTCGTCTATCTTTCATGGAGTTGCATATTTTTTAACCTGCAGCCGCTTGAATTCACCGAGAACATTTATCTCGAGCGCGAGAGATCTCGGTTACGCCGAGATGAGCCGAGAGATGACAGATCGTCCTTTCGAGAAGCCGAAGTCTCGACGATAAGATCACGTTGGGATTCATCTCGTcctcggggagggggggggggggagatattCGATATGTGGCTTCCCGAGGCCGGAGATGAGTCTAGTTTCAAGAGGGAGTTTTCTCAGATTACGACTCAAAGATTGGATTTGGATCCCTCTCCGCTATTGTTTCTGTTggtttttggggttttttttccgAGTGGCCCTGTTCAGAAAGTAGTCATGTGATCCATTCATGGGTGTGGTCTCTAATTTAGCATTCACAAAGAAACACGCCATTAGGCATCGTGTTTTATGGTTTTCAGGTTACCCATTCCCGTTAAAACAACATCTCATACGTCCACCTGGACTCAAGGGTGGACTGATTCGATTTTTGggagggggtcaaaggtcacctcacaaaagacagttttttttggCCTTAACGAATTAGtacaattaataattaataacaataatcgtTAATTATGGAGTATAGCACAGAATAGAACCTTTCTATGctaatcctgtgtgtgtgtgtgtgtgtgtgtgtgtgtgtgtgtgtgtgtgttctagtaATATCAAGTCAGGCTCATGGGAAATACCACCCTGTTCATAGAAGACCTTGAGTTGGTCtcagtgctcacacacacacactttctctcacacacacacactaccaatgtgttattttgttgttgttgttccttttcTCCACTCTGAGGCTGTAATTTAATCCGTCATATTAAATTACAGCccacatatgtacatatgtacagatGTACTGTACAAGTCACACTTTAATGAGAACAAGGCGGTGAAGGCAGGAagatgtgtgagagagagagagagagactgttcGAGGGAATTGTCGAGAGGCCTGTGTGTGGTTAATTAGTCCCGGTGTTAATGAAAGCAGAGAGAttaaggaggaagagaagagagcgagaggagagagagagatgaaagtgATGGAGAGGGAAAGACGTGTTCAGCTCTACAGCGTAAGAACTTTTATTgttaatgtattacaatgtgtaaCAACAGAATATTCATGACCTGTGTCTCTCAATTAATTTGTTTCCCGTGGCCAtgctacattgtgtgtgtgtgtgtgtgtgtgtgtgcgtgtgtgcgtgtgtgtgtgtgtgtgtgtgtgtgtgtgtgtgtgtgtgtgtgtgtgtgtgtgtgtgtgtgtgtgtgtgtgtgtgtgtgtgcgtgtgtgtgtgtgtcagacaccCTGCTGTCAGCTCCGCTCAATGTGACCATCAGAGACATTGAGGTAAACTCTGCCATGGTCACGTGGGAAATCTTGGAGGGCGACCCCGTCATTGGATTCGCCATCACCCAACaggtatttctgtgtgtgtgtgtgtgtgtgtgtgtgtgtgtgtgtgtgtgtgtgtgtgtgtgtgtgtgtgtgtgtgtgtgtgtgtgtgtgtgtgtgtgtgtgtgtgtgtgtgtgtgtgtgtgtgtgtgtgtgtgtgtgtgtgtgtgtgtgtgtgtgtgtgtgtgtgtgtgtgtgtgtgtgtgtgtgtgtgtgtgtgtgtgtgtgtgtgtgtgtgtgtgtgtgtgtgtgtgtgtgtgtgtgtgtgtgtgtgtgtgtgtgtgtgtgtgtgtgtgtgtgtgtgtgtgtgtgtgtgtgtgtaaagagagaCTTTGGACAATGTAAAGTATATATCACATTGCATCGAGTCTCCCTGATTTCTCTACCTCTTGCCCTTTTCTGTTCCTCTCCCAGAAGAAGGATGTCCGCATGCTGCGCTTCATCCAGGAGGTGAACACCACCACGCGCTCCTGTGCACTGTGGGACCTGGACGAGGACACGGACTACATCGTTCACGTCCAGAGCATCAGCATGGGAGGCAGCAGCCCCCCCAGCGAGCCGGTCCTCTTCAGGACGCTCAAGGAGTCGGAGAAGATGGCGTCCAAGAGCCCAGGTGAGGCAcgatttgtctgttttttactCGGTTGCCAAGAGAGGCgtccgtgtttttttttgttttatatgatttgcctcgatggactggcggcctgtccagggtgtcccctgccttcgccctatgtcagctgggataggctccagcgcccccgcgaccctaatgaggataagcggtattgaaaatggatggatggatgatttaAATTAGTAATTAGTAATTTCACAACAACTATACACATCTGGTTGTaaagtttttaatttaattttttatacaATTCACTGTGTGGTTTCATTTGTTTCAAACGTGTCCCCAATTCTTTAATTACTGGACGCTCTGATCTGTCAATGCCGCAGGAGAACCTCGGggccaaaaataataattgcaaAGACGTTTTATGTTTTGGGTGTgaaaaaagccccaaaacaaCGATAACTGATGCCAACAGGGCGAGTTTTCTCTTCTGCACAGCACatgctacaaacacacacaaacacacacatatatatatatatatatatatatatatatatatatatatatatatatgtatatatatgccaGAGTCTTTAAAAAGCAATTAGAAAAGCACACAGACGCGATCATGCATTACGTAACACAGGAGCACTCAGACCGCGTAAACAAACCATCTGCTTCTTCTACACGttcacacatacatatgcacacgtgtacctgcacacacacacacacacacacacacacacacacacacacacacacacacacacacacaccttttaatCGCAGCTTCTCAGAGGCAATGACCCTGCAGAGTATTGTCTTGAATGCATTTCCATGCTTCGTCACCACAAAGAAAAACGGTTATTTGACGATCTGATACAAACAAAAGGCAGGctgctcccccccctccccccccacccccctctccccatgTACAATGCACCGAAATGCAGAGGCTGCTGTTATCTGGAGCAGCCTCTGCTGTACTTCAAATTTGATCATGTCCGACCCAGATACGTCGCCCAGAGCAGCCGCCCCAGAGGGACACGGACGAATGCTAAATGCTCATCAGAAGCAAGGTGATAAGGAAACAGGAGACATTAGGTTGTTATTCACCAGAGGGAGGGGCTCGTGTCGTTCATCTTGGCATGCAACGTGAATGTAACGCCCTCCATTACTGGGTGCTCATGTTCTTCAcgttcccctcctcccccccttgagcaagaccctgaaCCCCCCGGGAGCTTCACTAGCAGCTCCTAAAATGATAAAtatgggcaaaaaaaaagaaaagtataacttttaatgtaatacaaatatgatttattttgaaggggggTTATGCAAATATGATTTTTAAGACTCAATGATAGACCCTGAAATAATTGTCACGTTACTGTTTGTCACTGTGTTTTGCATCGGAGCGATTCATCTTGATGTCGAGGGGCTGACTTGACTGAAGttccctgtctgtgtgtgtgtgtgtgtgtgtgtgtgtgtgtgtgtgtgtgtgtgtgtgtgtgtgtgtgtgtgttcatagaAGCATTCATTAGCTGCTGATATAATCTCACAGCCATTACtgctctcctccccccttctaAGCGGTTATTAATCAGCCCGACACGCTTTATTATCTGCAGGCGCAACCGTCTGCAGTTCACATCCAATAACAGCTAAATATTGCACCATACCTTTCATAATGTAGGACACTCTTTGACGGCTCGTAATTACAAAGAGCTGCAACACATCTGAGGTTTTTGTAAATCAAGCAGTGAAATATTACAGAGACTCCTCACCGTCGGAACGGTTTCAACCTTTAATTCGTCTCTGACGGCTCCCAGTAATCACACAGTGGACCGGATGGGAGAGTCCCAGCACAACCAGGAGGCTCTGGATTGCTCGATTAATTTTTTCCCCCCGACGTAGAACAAAGAGCAGATGCATTGGCTTTACAATCGTTTACAGTTAAGACCTCGTGTCATGGACTCCGGCGACTCCTCTGGAGAAAATGGACGtgcttctctcttgatttattcccgaTGAGAGAGGCTGGATGAGTGGAAACCCAGAAGTCAATAATGACTTATTCATCACGTCACTTTTGTACTGAAGTAACGACACCATTGAAGTTATTTTTAACCCAAAGCACAATCTAACTGGCTTTAGATACGTTGACTCATCACGGTATTCAGTCCAGCTCCATCAAAGGGGCGTTTAGAAAACGAGACTTTGGGGATTAACCAACCAGCAGCACAGTTCACACATGGAAACCCGGTGAGGAAAGAGGCGTACGTGTAGATCGCTGTTGCCGACTTCATACTCCCCTCCGTCGGGCCTTGGAaccatcaccatggcaacaagaGACTCCGACGAGATGGGTAAAACTCAGCcctgcctgcccccccccccccccgcctctctAAACAAGGGGCGCTCTTGTGGTTTCGAAGAAAATCTAATCGGCAAACAAACGCTTCGGGCGGTTCGTTGGTGTTGTTTCTTTGAGCTGCAGCTTTGGATGTTGACTGAATGTTTAAACCTGCTCTCCTGGTGAGATATGACGGAATAATATCCACGGTTTCATCAGGAGTTCGGGATTAATACGCCATGTATccatagaaaaaaataaatatatatatatatattttccagtTGACTGAATTACAGTATTTTTCTCATGTTTCTTATAAATGTaagaacaaaatgaaatgtagtTCCATTTTATACATGTGCTGATTTACTGGCAAACGGGTACTTTACAGCATTGAGATGTTATTGGCTGTGGTGACCTCTCCTACTGCAGCGGTAAACTGTTTTATTGGTGAAATAATGCCGTATTTACTGTTTTATACTTTCAAGGCCAACCCCCTTCAACTAGCTCTGGAGACTCCCATCAATTAAATTACAAAGTAAAGACATCTAAGCGACGGGGACTCGTGAATCCCCTTTGATAGCAAACATCGCGACGCCAAGGAACTCCAACGGCTGGCTGGTGgcacagagagtgagagtagGACTCTGTTGCACCCTAtgactggtgtaagtgagtccttcccccacagagagtgagagttggACTCTGTTGCACTCTgtgactggtgtaagtgagtccTTCCCCCACAGGGAGTGAGAGTTGCACCCTGTAactggtgtaagtgagtccctcccccacagagagtgagagttggACTCTGTTGCACCCTgtgactggtgtaagtgagtccTTCCCCCACAGGGAGTGAGAGTTGCACCCTGTGACTGGTATAAGTGAGTCCCTCCCCCACAGGGAGTGAGAGTTGCACCCTgtgactggtgtaagtgagtccTTCCCCCACAGGGAGTGAGAGTTGCACCCTgtgactggtgtaagtgagtccCTCCCCCACAGGGAGTGAGAGTTGCACCCTgtgactggtgtaagtgagtccTTCCCCCACAGGGAGTGAGAGTTGCACCCTgtgactggtgtaagtgagtccctcccccacagagagtgagagttggACTCTGTTGCACCCTAtgactggtgtaagtgagtccttcccccacagagagtgagagttggACTCTGTTGCACCCTAtgactggtgtaagtgagtccCTCCCCCACAGGGAGTGAGAGTTGGACTCTGTTGCACTCTGTGACTGGTTTAAGTGAGTCCTTcccccacagagagtgagagttggactctgtgactggtgtaagtgagtccctcccccacagagagtgagagttgcaccctgtgactggtgtaagtgagtccttcccccacagagagtgagagttggACTCTGTTGCACTCTgtgactggtgtaagtgagtccctcccccacagagagtgagagttgcaccctgtgactggtgtaagtgagtccttcccccacagagagtgagagttggACTCTGTTGCACTCTgtgactggtgtaagtgagtccctcccccacagagagtgagagttgcaccctgtgactggtgtaagtgagtccctcccccacagggagtgagagttggactctgtgactggtgtaagtgagtccttcccccacagagagtgagagttggactctgtgactggtgtaagtgagtccctcccccacagagagtgagagttgcaccctgtgactggtgtaagtgagtccctcccccacagagagtgagagttgcaccctgtgactggtgtaagtgagtccTTCCCCCACAGGGAGTGAGAGTTGCACCCTgtgactggtgtaagtgagtccctcccccacagagagtgagagttggACTCTGTTGCACCCTAtgactggtgtaagtgagtccttcccccacagagagtgagagttggACTCTGTTGCACCCTAtgactggtgtaagtgagtccCTCCCCCACAGGGAGTGAGAGTTGGACTCTGTTGCACTCTGTGACTGGTTTAAGTGAGTCCTTcccccacagagagtgagagttggactctgtgactggtgtaagtgagtccctcccccacagagagtgagagttgcaccctgtgactggtgtaagtgagtccttcccccacagagagtgagagttggACTCTGTTGCACTCTgtgactggtgtaagtgagtccctcccccacagagagtgagagttgcaccctgtgactggtgtaagtgagtccttcccccacagagagtgagagttggACTCTGTTGCACTCTgtgactggtgtaagtgagtccctcccccacagagagtgagagttgcaccctgtgactggtgtaagt from Cyclopterus lumpus isolate fCycLum1 chromosome 11, fCycLum1.pri, whole genome shotgun sequence harbors:
- the fndc5b gene encoding fibronectin type III domain-containing protein 5, encoding MAEPGSSASAALVPLLLLGFLSVSSVNADTLLSAPLNVTIRDIEVNSAMVTWEILEGDPVIGFAITQQKKDVRMLRFIQEVNTTTRSCALWDLDEDTDYIVHVQSISMGGSSPPSEPVLFRTLKESEKMASKSPDEVMMEEVGQDAQLRAGELIIIVVVLIMWAGVIVLFCRQYDIIKDNEPSNNKDKAKNSSECSTPEHPQGGLLRSNV